The stretch of DNA CAAATTATAAATGGTGAAGGTTTTTTTGATGAATCAACACTTACAGGAGAATCAATTCCTGTTTATAAAAAAGTTGGAGATTTTGTCTACAGTGGAACAATAAATAGTAACTCTTTGATAAATTATAAAGTTACAAAAGATTTTAAAAACTCTACCTTTTCATCTATTGTTACACTTCTTGAGGATTCTTTAAATTCAAAACCAAAAATACAAACAAAAGCTGCTCAAATCTCAAAAGGTTTTAGTGTTACAATTTTATCATTGGCATTAATGACTTTTTTAGTTTGGTATTTTTTTGGTATAGATTTAGGCTTCGATTATACAGGAACAACTCAATTTGAAAGATCATTTATAGTTGCTGTTTCAGTTGTGGTAATTGCTTGTCCTTGTGCTTTAGCTCTTGCAACGCCAATGGCAAGTTTAGTTGGTATTTCTGAACTTGCAAAAAAGGGTTTACTTTTTAAAGAAGCCAAATTTATTGAATCAATGGCAGTTGCTTCTAGTGTTGTTTTTGATAAAACAGGAACTTTAACTAAAGGCGAGTTAAATGTAGTAAAAGCAAGAATTATGGATGATAATATTCATAAATTAAATCTTTTATACTCTTTATTATCATCATCAAATCATCCAGTTAGTAAATCTATCAAAAAATATTTATCAAAAAAATATAATTTAGAAGACAAAAAATTAGATAGTGTTAAAAATGTTGAAGCAAAAGGAATGAGTGCAAAATACACAAATATTGAAGGTAAATCTTTTGAACTTTTAGGTGGAAATTTAGATTTATTAAAACAAAATGAGATTTATTATAACTTTGAATCAAATAAAACAGTTTATCTTTTTGCAATAAATAAAAAAGTGATTGCAACATTTGAACTTGAAGATGAAATAAAAGATAACTCAAAAGAATTAATATCGTATCTTCAAAAAAATAATATTGAAGTTACAATGTTAACAGGAGATAATGTAAATGTTGCTAAAGATATTGCTGAGAAATTAAACATCAAAAATTATCTAAGTTCTCAAACTCCTGTTTCTAAAGCTGAATATATCAAAAAATTAAAGTCAGAAAATAAAGTTGTTGTAATGGTAGGTGATGGAGTAAATGATAGTGTAGCTTTATCAAATGCTGATGTAGCTGTTGCTATGGGGAATTCAGCAGATGTGTCATTGGCTGTTTCTGATATTGTTTTATTAAATTCTTCATTAAAATCTTTAAAAGATGCATTTATAATTTCTTCAAGAACCTATAAATTTATAAAACAAAATTTATATTTATCTTTGATATATAATGCCGTTACAATTCCTTTAGCTATGGCAGGTTATGTAATACCATTAGTTGCTGCACTTTCTATGAGTTTAAGTTCATTGATGGTTGTGTTAAATTCTCTTAGAATAAAAATGAAATAGGAATAAAAATGATAAATGATACACTTTTTTTTATGTTGATTGTTGGAATTATAATTTCAGCTGGGATGTTATTTCTTTTTATTTGGGCGGCAAAAACGGGACAATTTGATGATTCAAGTAAAATGGTAAATGGATTATTATTTGATAGTGTTGATGATTTAAATGATGCTATTAATAAAGAAAAGAATCTAAAAGATGCAAAAGCTGAAAAATTAAAAAGTGAAAAAGAGAAATTAAAAGTAGAAGAAAACTAGCCAATTTTCATTGGCCAGTTTTACAAAATTATTTCATTGCAGCAATTTGTTTAGCTAAATCAGCAATGTCAGCGTCAGTTAACTTAGCAGTTTGACCTTTCATAACAGCACCCATACCGTGAACATTTAAAGTTCCAGCTTTGTATCCATTTAAAGAAGCAACAGTTTTAGCTTCTGCCCATCCTTTGATGATTTCAGATTTTCCTAAAGCAGCTTTTTCACCGTTTGCACCGTGACAAGTTGCACATGCAGCAAAAGATGCAGCCGATAAAGACGCAGCAGTAGCAGCAACAAAGATTGCAGATAATACGATTTTTTTCATTTTTTTTCTCCTTGAAATTAAGAAAAATATTTTAGCTTTTTTTTCTTTTTTTATGCTTAATATTTTAGCTTATTTTTTAAATTACAAATGGAAGTTTTACTCATAATTGTAGATATTTTGTGAAAAGAAAAAAAGGCTTATTTTGCAAAGATAAAGGCAGTTTTTTATATAGTATATTTTTAAAAAGAAGGTACAGAAATTGAATCAAAAAAGAGTTTTAGATATAAAAAATTTAACTTTTTATTATAAAAAAGATAATCCAATTTATAAAGATTTTTCTTTGGAATTAAATAAAGGTGATTTAGTAACTATTTTTGGGAAAAGTGGAACAGGAAAAACTACACTATTTGAGTTGATTTTTGGAAGTTTAAAACCAATAACTGGCACTATAGAAAAATCAAAAATTGCAATGATTTTTCAAGATCCATATAACTCTTTTCATCCAACATATTCAATCAAAGAGCAAATCAAAGATGTTGTAGGAGAAATTTCTGCTAATGAATTAAAAGATTTATTAGAAAAATTAACTTTAAAAGAAGAAATTTTAGATAAAAAAACACATGAATTAAGTGGTGGACAACTTCAAAGATGTTCTATTTTAAGAGCATTACTTATGAAACCAGATTTACTTTTAGTAGATGAACCAACATCAGCTTTGGATAATATCATAGCTTATGAAGTAATGAAATTATTAATTACACTTTTAGATAAATGCGCCATTTTATTAATTACACATGATTTAGATATGGCTTCATGGTGCAGCGATAAAATTATAAGGTTAGAAGAAAATGCAAGAAAATAAAAAAGCACTAGTGCTACTTAACATGGGTGGAGCTAGAAATAAAGCTGAATTAAAAATGTTTTTAACAAATATGTTTAACGATAAAAATATAATAACGGTGAAAAGTAGCCTACTTAGAAAAGTAATTGCAACTTTTATTGTAAGTTCAAGACTTGATAGTGCTTGGCAAAACTATGAAAAAATAGGAAATGAATCACCAATAAATAAATTAACTGAAAAATTAATTCAAAAAGCAAATAAAAAAATAGAAGATTTTACAACTTATCAAATCATGAGATACACACCACCTTTTGCAAAAGATGTTATAAATCAAATGAAAAAAGATGGAATAAAAGAAGTTCTACTTTTGCCACTTTATCCTCAGTATTCAACTACAACTACAAAATCATCTTTTGAAGATTTTATGTATTTTGCTAAAGGAAATTTTAAAGTGCAAATTATTGAAACATTTTATAGAAATGAAATTTTTAATGAGTGTATTTTAGATGAAATAATTTCAAAAACACCAAATCCAAGTGAATATAATTTGATTTTTTCAGCACATGGACTTCCTCAAAAAATAGTTGATGCTGGTGATCCTTATGAAATTCAAATGAATGAACATGTAAAAATATTATCAGATAAATTACGAGAAAAAGGTATAAACTTTAAATCAATAAATCTAGCATATCAATCAAAAGTCGGACCATTAAAATGGCTTGATCCTTCTCTTGAAGAGATGTTAAAAAACTTTAAAGACCAAAATGTGATTATTTATCCAATTGCCTTTATCGTTGATAACTCTGAAACAGATTTTGAACTTGATATTGAATATCGAGAAATTGCTCATGAATTAGGAATAAAAGATTATAAAGTATGTAAATGTGTAAATGATAGTGATGGATTTATTGAAGCTATAAAGGATATTATTAAAAATTGAAATAGGAGTTTAAAATGGAAAATCAGGTTTTATTAGAGATTGCAAAAAATTCAATAGAAAAGAAGTTTGATGAAACTGTAAAAATAGATAAAACAAAACTTTTAACTGATTTTCCAGAATTATCAAAAAATGGCGCAACTTTTGTAACTTTGACTTTAAATAATCAACTTCGAGGTTGTATTGGTTCTTTACAGGCATATCGACCACTTCTTGATGATTTAGTTTCAAATGCAAATGCTGCTGCTTTTGAAGACCCAAGATTTTATGAACTAACTCTTGATGAATTTAAAAAAGTAAAAATCGAAATCTCTATATTATCAACGCCAATTGAAGTTATTTATACAAATATTGAAGATTTAAAATCGAAAATAAAACCAAATATTCATGGTGTGATTTTACAAAAAGATGGACGAAGAAGTACATTTTTACCACAAGTTTGGGAACAACTTTCAACTTTTGAAGAGTTTTTTTCTCATCTTTGTCATAAAGGAAGTTTTGAAGTAAATTGTTTGGAGTTTCATCCGCACGTTTTTACTTATGAAGTTAAGAAAATAAAATGAAATTTTACAAACAAGAAAAAGAGCGATTAGTTTGCCTTTTATGCTCTTATTATTGTAAATTAAAAGTAGGGCAAACAGGAGTTTGTGGAGTAAATAAAAATATTGCTGAAGAAATAAAGTGTTTAGTTTACGGATATTTAAGTGCTTTAAATATTGACCCAATTGAAAAAAAACCTCTTTATCACTTTTTACCTTCCTCAACTTCACTTTCTCTTGGAACAGTTGGTTGTAATTTTAGATGTTCTTTTTGTCAAAACTGGCAAATCTCGCAAAACAATAATATAAATAAAAACAACTATTTTAGCGCAGAAAAAATAGTAAATATTGCAAAAGAAAAGAAATGCAAATCAATCTCTTATACTTACAATGAACCAACAATTTTTTATCCATTTGCAAGGGACATTGCAATAAAAGCCAAAGAGTTTGGTATAAAATCTGTTTTTGTTTCAAATGGTTTTGAAAGTGCTGAAGTAATAGCTGATATGAAAGGTG from Arcobacter suis CECT 7833 encodes:
- the ccoS gene encoding cbb3-type cytochrome oxidase assembly protein CcoS, yielding MINDTLFFMLIVGIIISAGMLFLFIWAAKTGQFDDSSKMVNGLLFDSVDDLNDAINKEKNLKDAKAEKLKSEKEKLKVEEN
- the amrS gene encoding AmmeMemoRadiSam system radical SAM enzyme, encoding MKFYKQEKERLVCLLCSYYCKLKVGQTGVCGVNKNIAEEIKCLVYGYLSALNIDPIEKKPLYHFLPSSTSLSLGTVGCNFRCSFCQNWQISQNNNINKNNYFSAEKIVNIAKEKKCKSISYTYNEPTIFYPFARDIAIKAKEFGIKSVFVSNGFESAEVIADMKGVIDAMNIDLKSFDKKYYKNSLGGDLKVVCDNLINIKKNGIHLEITTLIVPTVNDSKEELENIVKFIKENLGVNIPWHISAFHPDYKEQNLERTEDETLQMAFDIAKSHGLNYVYIGNSTFENDTICKNCGEVLIKRKYFSVLENRVIDGICPKCKTKVDGVFK
- the hemH gene encoding ferrochelatase, yielding MQENKKALVLLNMGGARNKAELKMFLTNMFNDKNIITVKSSLLRKVIATFIVSSRLDSAWQNYEKIGNESPINKLTEKLIQKANKKIEDFTTYQIMRYTPPFAKDVINQMKKDGIKEVLLLPLYPQYSTTTTKSSFEDFMYFAKGNFKVQIIETFYRNEIFNECILDEIISKTPNPSEYNLIFSAHGLPQKIVDAGDPYEIQMNEHVKILSDKLREKGINFKSINLAYQSKVGPLKWLDPSLEEMLKNFKDQNVIIYPIAFIVDNSETDFELDIEYREIAHELGIKDYKVCKCVNDSDGFIEAIKDIIKN
- a CDS encoding ATP-binding cassette domain-containing protein, which gives rise to MNQKRVLDIKNLTFYYKKDNPIYKDFSLELNKGDLVTIFGKSGTGKTTLFELIFGSLKPITGTIEKSKIAMIFQDPYNSFHPTYSIKEQIKDVVGEISANELKDLLEKLTLKEEILDKKTHELSGGQLQRCSILRALLMKPDLLLVDEPTSALDNIIAYEVMKLLITLLDKCAILLITHDLDMASWCSDKIIRLEENARK
- a CDS encoding heavy metal translocating P-type ATPase, producing MSKVKCNHCHLEFSKMIMIKEGDLNFCCKGCQGVYHLLKDDGLDSFYEKLGNRTIAPPLEIDNDDLEKFDSKNFLDNYVRITKDGFAQIDLIIEGIHCAACVWLNEKVLYETKGIIEANINFTSNKARITWDDEKLKLSEIILKIRAIGYNAYAYDSSVADIAATKAKRDYFIRMMVAVIASMNIMMLSVAKYTGFFTGISEEVKNMIHIGEFLLSTPVLFYSGWVFFKGAYYGIKNRIITMDFLVAFGSTLTYTYSLFILFGAKGESYFDSVAMIITFVLVGKYLEVIGKKSAVDTLDKIKSSLPLEAVVVDENNNKKLVALNSIKIDDVIEIKAGDKIPVDGQIINGEGFFDESTLTGESIPVYKKVGDFVYSGTINSNSLINYKVTKDFKNSTFSSIVTLLEDSLNSKPKIQTKAAQISKGFSVTILSLALMTFLVWYFFGIDLGFDYTGTTQFERSFIVAVSVVVIACPCALALATPMASLVGISELAKKGLLFKEAKFIESMAVASSVVFDKTGTLTKGELNVVKARIMDDNIHKLNLLYSLLSSSNHPVSKSIKKYLSKKYNLEDKKLDSVKNVEAKGMSAKYTNIEGKSFELLGGNLDLLKQNEIYYNFESNKTVYLFAINKKVIATFELEDEIKDNSKELISYLQKNNIEVTMLTGDNVNVAKDIAEKLNIKNYLSSQTPVSKAEYIKKLKSENKVVVMVGDGVNDSVALSNADVAVAMGNSADVSLAVSDIVLLNSSLKSLKDAFIISSRTYKFIKQNLYLSLIYNAVTIPLAMAGYVIPLVAALSMSLSSLMVVLNSLRIKMK
- the amrA gene encoding AmmeMemoRadiSam system protein A, whose amino-acid sequence is MENQVLLEIAKNSIEKKFDETVKIDKTKLLTDFPELSKNGATFVTLTLNNQLRGCIGSLQAYRPLLDDLVSNANAAAFEDPRFYELTLDEFKKVKIEISILSTPIEVIYTNIEDLKSKIKPNIHGVILQKDGRRSTFLPQVWEQLSTFEEFFSHLCHKGSFEVNCLEFHPHVFTYEVKKIK
- a CDS encoding c-type cytochrome, whose amino-acid sequence is MKKIVLSAIFVAATAASLSAASFAACATCHGANGEKAALGKSEIIKGWAEAKTVASLNGYKAGTLNVHGMGAVMKGQTAKLTDADIADLAKQIAAMK